From a single Azospirillum fermentarium genomic region:
- the rpsK gene encoding 30S ribosomal protein S11, producing MAKPSAASQRLRRRERKNITSGVAHVNASFNNTMITITDAQGNTIAWSSSGTMGFKGSRKSTPYAAQVAAEDAGRKAQEHGMKTLEVEVKGPGSGRESALRALQSIGFTITSIRDVTPIPHNGVRPPKKRRV from the coding sequence ATGGCTAAGCCGTCCGCTGCTTCTCAGCGTCTGCGCCGCCGCGAGCGCAAGAACATCACCTCGGGTGTTGCGCACGTTAACGCGTCGTTCAACAACACGATGATCACCATCACCGACGCCCAGGGCAACACCATTGCCTGGTCCTCGTCGGGCACGATGGGCTTCAAGGGGTCGCGTAAGTCCACCCCCTACGCCGCCCAGGTCGCCGCCGAAGACGCGGGCCGCAAGGCCCAGGAACACGGCATGAAGACCCTGGAAGTGGAAGTGAAGGGGCCGGGTTCGGGCCGTGAGTCGGCGCTGCGCGCCCTCCAGTCCATCGGCTTCACCATCACCTCCATCCGTGACGTGACGCCGATCCCGCACAACGGCGTTCGCCCGCCGAAGAAGCGCCGCGTCTGA
- a CDS encoding DNA-directed RNA polymerase subunit alpha, translated as MIQKNWQELIKPSKLEIQPSEDPERVATVIAEPLERGFGLTLGNALRRVLLSSLQGAAVVSIQIDGVLHEFSSIPGVREDVTDIVLNIKTMGLRMHGDGPKRMRLRAEGPGEVRAGMIETGPDIAVMDPDLVICTLDAGAKLNMELTVATGKGYVPASQNRPEDAPIGLIPVDALFSPVRKVSYKVDNARVGQVTDYDRLSMSIETNGAVKPEDAVALAARILQDQLQLFINFEEPTHAVAEEKHEEVPFNKNLLRKVDELELSVRSANCLKNDNIVYIGDLVQKTEAEMLRTPNFGRKSLNEIKEVLAQMGLHLGMEIPNWPPENIEELAKRLEEPY; from the coding sequence GTGATCCAGAAGAACTGGCAGGAACTGATTAAGCCGAGCAAGCTGGAAATCCAGCCCAGCGAGGATCCCGAGCGCGTTGCGACGGTGATCGCCGAGCCGCTGGAACGCGGTTTCGGCCTGACGCTTGGCAACGCCCTGCGCCGCGTGCTGCTGTCGTCGCTCCAGGGGGCGGCGGTGGTGTCGATCCAGATCGACGGCGTTCTGCACGAGTTCTCGTCCATTCCGGGCGTGCGCGAGGATGTGACCGACATCGTCCTCAACATCAAGACCATGGGCCTGCGCATGCACGGCGATGGTCCGAAGCGCATGCGCCTGCGCGCCGAAGGCCCCGGCGAAGTCCGCGCCGGCATGATCGAGACCGGTCCCGACATCGCCGTCATGGACCCGGATCTGGTCATCTGCACGCTGGACGCCGGCGCCAAGCTGAACATGGAACTGACCGTCGCCACGGGTAAGGGCTATGTTCCGGCCTCGCAGAACCGTCCCGAGGACGCCCCCATCGGCCTGATCCCGGTGGACGCCCTGTTCTCGCCGGTGCGCAAGGTGTCGTACAAGGTGGACAACGCCCGCGTGGGCCAGGTCACCGACTATGACCGCCTGTCCATGTCCATCGAGACCAACGGGGCCGTGAAGCCGGAAGACGCGGTGGCGCTGGCCGCCCGCATCCTCCAGGACCAGCTCCAGCTCTTCATCAACTTCGAAGAGCCGACCCACGCGGTCGCCGAGGAAAAGCACGAGGAGGTTCCGTTCAACAAGAACCTGCTCCGCAAGGTGGACGAGCTGGAACTGTCGGTCCGTTCGGCCAACTGCCTCAAGAACGACAACATCGTCTACATCGGCGATCTGGTCCAGAAGACCGAAGCCGAGATGCTACGCACCCCCAACTTCGGCCGCAAGTCCTTGAACGAAATCAAGGAAGTGCTGGCCCAGATGGGGCTGCACCTGGGTATGGAAATCCCCAACTGGCCGCCCGAGAACATCGAGGAACTGGCCAAGCGGTTGGAAGAGCCGTACTGA
- the rplQ gene encoding 50S ribosomal protein L17, whose translation MRHGMNGRKLNRTTSHRKAMFSNMANALLKHEQITTTLPKAKDLRPIVEKLITLGKKGGLANRRLAFARLRDDVIVAKLFDALAERYKDRQGGYVRILKAGFRYGDAAPMAVIELVDRDEDAKGQDSGPVIIADETEGEAA comes from the coding sequence ATGCGTCACGGAATGAACGGGCGTAAGCTCAACCGCACCACCAGCCATCGTAAGGCCATGTTCTCGAACATGGCGAACGCTCTGCTGAAGCACGAGCAGATCACCACCACCCTGCCCAAGGCGAAGGACCTGCGTCCGATCGTCGAAAAGCTCATCACGCTGGGCAAGAAGGGTGGCTTGGCCAACCGCCGTCTGGCTTTCGCCCGCCTGCGCGACGACGTGATCGTGGCGAAGCTGTTCGACGCCCTGGCCGAACGCTACAAGGACCGTCAGGGCGGCTATGTCCGCATCCTGAAGGCCGGCTTCCGCTATGGTGACGCCGCCCCGATGGCCGTTATCGAGCTGGTTGACCGCGACGAAGACGCCAAGGGCCAGGATTCGGGCCCGGTGATCATCGCCGACGAAACCGAAGGCGAAGCGGCGTAA
- a CDS encoding YqaA family protein: MLKPLYDWILRRSQRPDAVWWLAGVSFAESSFFPLPPDIMLIPMCLADRQKLWRYTNICALASLVGGLLGYAIGYYLFESIGRMVIDAYGAQDSFAGFQHAFDTYGPWFLILKGVTPIPYKLLAIAAGFAKLDLTVFILCSIVARFSRFYMIAILLHFYGPQVQEIIEKRLMLVTTVMLVVVIGGLLSFKVF; encoded by the coding sequence ATGCTGAAACCGCTCTACGACTGGATTTTGCGGCGTTCCCAACGGCCCGATGCCGTGTGGTGGCTGGCCGGCGTGTCTTTCGCGGAAAGCTCGTTCTTTCCCCTGCCGCCGGACATCATGCTGATTCCCATGTGCCTGGCCGACCGGCAGAAGCTGTGGCGCTACACCAACATCTGCGCGCTGGCGTCGCTGGTGGGGGGCTTGCTGGGCTATGCCATCGGGTATTATCTGTTCGAAAGCATCGGGCGGATGGTGATCGACGCCTATGGGGCACAGGATTCCTTCGCCGGATTCCAGCACGCCTTCGACACCTATGGGCCGTGGTTCTTGATTCTGAAGGGGGTGACGCCGATCCCCTACAAGCTGCTGGCCATCGCCGCCGGCTTTGCCAAGCTGGATCTGACCGTCTTCATCCTGTGTTCCATCGTCGCACGCTTCTCGCGGTTCTACATGATCGCCATCCTGCTGCACTTCTACGGGCCGCAGGTGCAGGAGATCATCGAGAAGCGGCTGATGCTGGTGACGACGGTGATGCTGGTGGTGGTGATCGGCGGTTTGCTGAGCTTC